The following is a genomic window from bacterium.
GCCGGCGGAAAAACGGCATCTGCCCGCCCTCGAACCCGCGGCGCACGCCGCCGCCCGAGCGCGAGTTCTGGCCGTCCATCCCCCGACCGGAATAGGTGCCGCTACCGGAACCGTTCCCCCGGCCGATCCGCCGCCGCTTTTTCATGTTTCCGGAAACCAGGTCCATGACCGCTCCCACCTCGAGGCGTCCGTCGGACACCCCACCCCTCGCCCGCACCGCCGATCTGTTCCCGCCGGGGCGGACTTCCGGGGCGTCGTTACACGTTATTATTCGACCGCCTCCACGCGGACCAGGTGCCGTACGTGGTAGATCATGCCCCGTATCTGTGGGGTGTCGTTGTGGATGACGGTGCGTCCGATGCGCCCCAGGCCGAGGGTCCGCAGGGTGACCTTTTGCCGCAGGATGTGGC
Proteins encoded in this region:
- the rpmD gene encoding 50S ribosomal protein L30 gives rise to the protein MPKAKLKLSVTQVKSQIGHILRQKVTLRTLGLGRIGRTVIHNDTPQIRGMIYHVRHLVRVEAVE